The following are encoded together in the Macrobrachium nipponense isolate FS-2020 chromosome 14, ASM1510439v2, whole genome shotgun sequence genome:
- the LOC135226139 gene encoding serine/threonine-protein phosphatase 6 regulatory ankyrin repeat subunit A-like, translating into MELPRGNVADIDAQDEEGNTELHRAVNSNNGDLVQELIQIGAKVNIQNNQQHTPLHLATMKRYIPIMEILLQANADWDNIDFSGNMGAHHAAFNGNCEVMEILLESGLDVNSQNKKGHSLLHLAAREGRTDLVQLLISKGVEINVINKAGKTPLHRAAYLGHTKIVTLLLEAQPEVHQSTDGVSFLHEAALGNRLHTIQTVFTDFPLTIRSLSVYLARSAADYASAAGGNDCTWWLRKQMTKDTGICGPSTSSLDDSKKMYEKSGSNIIERAGMEGKREAKWLKKSATDGQIEPHYMDEQGDTILHAAVRGGNEDTVTSLIEVGALLVARNYQNQTPVDIANSMGTSLQDYLPKEPDTQLDSRIASQLYSILLNIIAGTTDLDDPDRRIQTSPTGSENNLDRQVQQNKVQITMTVSRLLAWGVPHERLGSCDRPILPLAVKTNNRTLLPMLLAAGFPLTTTDSGLGLVQLAWLTPDITIWVGMVVTRAVVNTLKWEHKMLLEMLKDEAVEGSCLLYLTRSLNNLILEDLSGEKPWEAQFMSPDSASLTQLYLTACRYGATLTAWYVWKAGGSNYDRELPYDCTALEAALDGGHSSTALRLVLDMDANPFLKNKEGKLPVDLFPRSYISWRFVMLGKDYRALDKMAEKFKDEDDKRELQQILEINFHETEIPIPENFNSDKDINLLQLKALKVCCEKPLPLFLHLLTSLTSPDLESILNEVCESRPLHHAAKSGNSSAVAYLLECGASPLSKDRSDISPIQYAAMFGHRETENILIRNLTTDSEKSKRIKLEQSFSEHYEKYLNHYGLSRGDTGKSRYVNVQTYEKLLTSRFDHIKKQLLEKGVENFATENLVSYTDGEAREIKDAVTQFLYLLNEQISLKNKMFEGDIGFVGSSEDNVRLYCPDEYDCNLVLKKISAYPDGEIKAELIDLDEAKAIQYGHKKSLKVQPVREDLRSLMKGTCFLDSFYNIARESLTEMDLNGGKLKVIMPGIKRTQVGINLSFLWLGTEYPMLFIDVDFVPTVRAPWPEGLPKPNCSLDRRHLKEVYLSNVGEDEWRLSFGPTESKIMRGLSVNKRDVFLVCKMILAAFKTENWVPAEIKNQFMYWDSRMFSLHSKGGFALKNCFFQELKSITNEEEWTKDKILKRVKSVFERMCLIEEQRSLVGGMEVDGQYPKPVKAYFGGDTEKNSEYFIAPEIVRFLRDVNKD; encoded by the exons ATGGAATTACCAAGAGGAAATGTTGCTGACATAGATGCGCAAGATGAAGAAGGCAACACAGAATTACATAGAGCTGTTAACTCTAACAACGGGGATTTGGTTCAGGAACTCATCCAGATTGGGGCTAAAGTCAACATTCAGAACAATCAACAACACACACCTTTGCATCTTGCAACGATGAAAAGATATATTCCTATAATGGAAATACTTCTTCAAGCTAATGCTGACTGGGATAATATCGATTTTAGTGGCAATATGGGTGCTCATCATGCAGCTTTTAATGGCAACTGTGAAGTTATGGAGATCCTCTTAGAGTCAGGACTTGATGTGAACTCCCAAAACAAAAAAGGACATTCATTGCTTCATTTGGCAGCCCGTGAAGGTCGCACAGACTTAGTGCaactcttgatcagtaaaggTGTGGAAATCAATGTTATCAATAAAGCTGGAAAAACTCCCCTTCACCGTGCTGCTTACCTTGGACATACTAAAATTGTAACTCTGCTGCTAGAAGCTCAACCTGAGGTGCATCAGTCAACAGATGGCGTGTCCTTCTTGCACGAGGCAGCTCTGGGTAACAGGCTTCACACAATTCAAACTGTTTTCACGGATTTTCCCCTTACAATTAGGTCTCTGTCAGTGTATCTTGCCCGCAGTGCAGCAGACTATGCTAGTGCTGCTGGTGGCAATGATTGTACATGGTGGTTAAGAAAACAAATGACTAAAGACACTGGGATATGTGGTCCTTCCACAAGTAGTCTG GATGACAGCAAGAAAATGTACGAGAAAAGCGGATCTAACATAATTGAGCGAGCTGGAATGGAGGGTAAGCGGGAAGCTAAATGGCTGAAGAAAAGCGCAACTGACGGACAGATAGAACCGCATTACATGGATGAACAGGGGGACACAATCCTTCATGCAGCGGTAAGAGGCGGTAACGAAGATACTGTGACATCTCTCATCGAGGTTGGAGCACTCTTGGTAGCCAGAAACTACCAGAACCAGACACCAGTAGACATTGCCAACAGCATGGGCACAAGTTTGCAGGATTATCTGCCCAAGGAGCCAGACACACAG CTAGACAGCAGAATAGCTTCGCAACTCTACTCGATACTGCTGAATATCATTGCTGGAACAACTGACCTTGATGATCCTGACAGAAGAATACAAACATCTCCTACAGGAAGTGAAAATAATCTAGATAGACAGGTCCAGCAAAACAAAGTACAGATCACAATGACAGTGAGTAGATTGCTGGCCTGGGGAGTACCTCATGAGCGTCTAGGAAGTTGTGACAGGCCCATATTGCCACTGGCCGTTAAAACTAATAACAGAACTTTGCTGCCAATGCTCTTGGCCGCTGGATTTCCACTTACCACGACAGATTCAGGACTAGGCCTTGTCCAGTTAGCATGGTTAACTCCGGACATTACCATTTGGGTTGGAATGGTAGTAACAAGG GCTGTCGTCAATACTCTCAAGTGGGAACATAAGATGCTGCTTGAGATGTTGAAGGATGAAGCTGTGGAGGGTTCTTGTTTGCTCTACTTGACACGAAGCTTGAACAATCTGATACTTGAAGATTTGTCTGGAGAGAAGCCTTGGGAAGCTCAATTTATGAGTCCAGATAGTGCTTCATTGACACAGCTGTACTTAACAGCATGCAGATACGGTGCTACCTTAACAGCATGGTACGTCTGGAAGGCAGGCGGAAGCAACTATGATAGGGAGCTGCCTTATGACTGTACAGCTTTAGAGGCAGCTCTGGATGGAGGACATTCTTCAACTGCATTACGCCTAGTCCTAGATATGGATGCTAATCCTTTCCTCAAGAATAAAGAGGGAAAACTTCCCGTCGATTTGTTTCCGAGAAGTTATATCTCCTGGAGGTTT GTGATGTTGGGGAAGGATTATCGAGCCCTTGACAAGATGGCGGAAAAATTCAAAGATGAAGATGATAAACGAGAGCTTCAGCAA atactggaaattaattttcatgaaacTGAGATTCCAATACCTGAGAACTTCAATTCTGATAAAGATATAAATCTTTTGCAACTAAAGGCTTTGAAAGTGTGCTGTGAAAAGCCTTTGCCATTATTTTTACATCTCTTGACATCACTTACAAGTCCTGATCTCGAGAGCATACTGAATGAAGTTTGCGAATCTCGACCCCTCCACCATGCAGCTAAAAGTGGGAATTCTTCCGCTGTTGCATATTTGTTAGAGTGTGGGGCATCTCCTCTTAGTAAGGATCGCTCAGACATTTCGCCCATTCAGTATGCTGCTATGTTTGGTCACAGGGAAACAGAAAACATCCTCATCAGGAATCTGACAACAGACAGTGAAAAGAGCAAACGCATAAAATTAGAACAATCTTTCTCAGAACATTATGAGAAGTACCTAAACCACTATGGCCTCAGTCGTGGTGATACTGGAAAATCAAGGTATGTGAATGTTCAGACATATGAGAAATTGCTTACTAGCCGTTTTGATCATATCAAGAAACAATTGCTAGAGAAAGGCGTGGAAAATTTCGCAACAGAAAATCTTGTCAGTTATACAGATGGCGAGGCTCGTGAAATCAAAGATGCTGTAACTCAGTTCCTCTACTTATTGAATGAACAAATATCTTTAAAGAATAAGATGTTTGAAGGAGATATAGGATTTGTCGGGAGTTCTGAAGATAACGTTCGCTTATATTGTCCAGATGAGTACGACTGTAATCTGGTTTTGAAGAAAATCAGTGCATATCCAGATGGAGAGATTAAAGCTGAACTTATTGACCTTGATGAAGCAAAGGCCATACAATATGGCCACAAAAAGTCTTTGAAAGTACAGCCAGTCAGAGAAGATCTCAGAAGTTTGATGAAAGGAACCTGTTTTTTAGATAGTTTTTATAATATTGCCAGGGAATCTTTGACTGAAATGGACTTGAATGGTGGCAAGTTGAAGGTAATAATGCCTGGAATTAAGAGAACACAAGTTGGTATAAATTTATCATTCCTGTGGTTAGGTACCGAATACCCAATGCTCTTCATAGACGTAGATTTCGTTCCTACTGTGAGAGCCCCATGGCCAGAGGGTCTTCCAAAACCCAACTGCAGTCTAGACAGGCGTCACCTGAAAGAGGTTTATTTGAGCAATGTTGGTGAAGACGAATGGAGACTATCTTTTGGTCCTACAGAATCTAAGATTATGAGAGGTCTGAGTGTTAACAAGAGAGATGTGTTTCTGGTTTGCAAGATGATCTTGGCTGCTTTCAAAACGGAGAACTGGGTTCCCGCTGAAATAAAGAATCAGTTTATGTATTGGGACAGCCGGATGTTTTCTCTCCACTCAAAAGGAGGCTTTGCCCTAAAGAACTGTTTTTTCCAGGAACTTAAGAGTATTACTAACGAAGAGGAATGGACAAAGGATAAGATTCTCAAGAGAGTCAAGTCAGTGTTTGAGAGAATGTGTTTGATAGAAGAGCAGCGTTCTTTGGTGGGAGGTATGGAAGTCGATGGCCAATATCCAAAACCTGTCAAGGCTTATTTCGGAGGCGATACAGAAAAGAATTCTGAATATTTCATTGCTCCAGAAATAGTGAGGTTTTTGAGAGATGTGAATAAAGATTAA
- the LOC135226140 gene encoding uncharacterized protein LOC135226140 — MSPSVYELIEDCSTFESAIAKLESAYVKLPNEVFARYVLVTRRQQSGESLDEFLRELHKLSKDCNFQAVTAEQYRQELVRDAFINGIASAFIRQRLLENKSLNLEAAHSQARTLDLAQRSADVYTSPPIPHTAALVPERQAQPSGDQQQPSQQEEAERSSPGDSAVAAAYLSKRKGYFCGNALHSIGRVSCPARTVKCNKCGKTGHFAKVCKSKASGSTTAALYSPTLLTIAATYPKNLSHAATNITVNGHSLKALIDSCSSDSFIREEVAQKLNLTIVPVGTAVSMALKSLNASSPGFVTADLVHLDQRYPRIQLGVLKDLCCDVILGYDFQKQHQSVTFQYGGNKPSLKITGAKPVCVLATADIDEPSLFPNLPQQCKPIEVKSRRYSQDDQLFVKDQISHLLSEGINEPSISPWRAQVVVVKDPLGRHKKRLCIDYSQTINQYTELDAYPLPRIEDMVHDLAKYKVFSTFDLKSAYHQISIKESERKYTAFEGAGKLFQFCRIPFGVTNGVAAFQRAMDKLVEDENLKDTFPYLDNITVGGLTQAEHDENVQKFLEVVRKRKLTLN, encoded by the coding sequence ATGTCCCCGAGTGTGTATGAACTCATTGAAGACTGTAGTACTTTTGAGAGTGCAATCGCCAAACTGGAGAGTGCTTATGTCAAGTTGCCGAATGAAGTTTTTGCTAGGTATGTTTTGGTGACACGACGACAGCAGTCAGGAGAATCCCTTGACGAATTTCTGAGGGAACTACATAAGCTAAGCAAGGATTGTAACTTCCAGGCAGTCACAGCTGAGCAATATCGGCAGGAGCTAGTACGTGATGCATTTATCAATGGTATTGCCTCAGCATTTATTCGTCAGCGCCTACTAGAAAATAAGTCACTGAACCTGGAGGCTGCACACAGTCAAGCTCGTACATTGGATCTTGCCCAGCGTAGTGCCGACGTGTATACATCTCCACCCATTCCTCATACTGCTGCTTTAGTTCCAGAGCGGCAGGCACAGCCCAGTGGTGACCAGCAGCAGCCCAGCCAacaagaagaagcagaaagaagtTCACCTGGAGATtcagctgttgctgctgcttaCTTATCTAAGAGGAAAGGCTATTTTTGTGGTAATGCACTCCACAGTATAGGTAGAGTGAGTTGTCCTGCACGTACTGTTAAATGTAACAAATGTGGTAAaacaggtcattttgcaaaagtcTGTAAATCAAAGGCTTCAGGTAGTACTACTGCTGCATTGTATAGCCCCACTTTGCTTACAATAGCTGCCACTTATCCAAAGAATCTTTCACATGCAGCTACAAACATCACTGTAAATGGCCATTCATTGAAGGCACTAATTGATTCTTGTAGCTCAGATAGTTTTATACGCGAGGAAGTAGCACAGAAACTAAATTTGACAATAGTTCCTGTAGGTACAGCAGTCTCAATGGCATTAAAATCTTTAAATGCTAGTTCCCCTGGGTTTGTTACAGCAGACTTAGTGCATCTTGATCAGAGATATCCTCGTATCCAGCTCGGGGTCCTGAAGGATTTATGTTGTGATGTTATCTTAGGTTATGACTTTCAAAAGCAACACCAGAGCGTAACTTTTCAATATGGAGGGAATAAACCAAGTTTAAAGATAACTGGAGCTAAACCTGTCTGTGTATTAGCAACAGCTGATATCGATGAACCGTCATTGTTTCCAAATTTGCCTCAGCAGTGTAAACCCATTGAAGTTAAATCTAGACGCTATAGCCAGGATGACCAGCTGTTTGTAAAAGACCAGATATCACATTTACTATCTGAAGGTATCAATGAGCCAAGTATATCCCCTTGGAGAGCACAGGTTGTAGTAGTCAAAGATCCACTTGGCAGGCACAAAAAGAGACTTTGCATTGATTATTCCCAGACCATTAACCAATACACAGAACTAGATGCATACCCCCTCCCAAGGATAGAAGATATGGTGCATGACCTTGCAAAATATAAGGTGTTCTCCACATTTGACTTAAAGAGTGCATATCACCAAATCAGCattaaagagagtgagaggaagtaTACTGCTTTTGAGGGTGCAGGGAAATTGTTTCAGTTTTGTAGGATTCCATTTGGTGTCACGAATGGTGTAGCTGCATTCCAAAGAGCTATGGACAAACTAGTTGAAGATGAGAACCTCAAAGATACTTTTCCATATCTAGATAATATTACTGTAGGTGGATTAACTCAGGCTGAACATGATGAAAACGTTCAAAAGTTCTTGGAGGTGGTTCGGAAACGGAAGCTTACCCTCAATTAA